TCGGCGTTTTTCAGCGACGTGTTCAGGTTCGATCCGATCTGATCGAACGGCACCTTGTCGAGCTTCTTCGCGATGTCGGCCACCTGCACCTGCAGCGCGTCAAGGGTGTTCGGGATGGTGGGCAGTTCGACCGGATCGCTGGCGGCGTTGAACTTGACGGGCGCGGCATTCGGGAAGATGTCGAGCGCGATGTACAACTGGCCCGTCAGCAGGTTGCCGGTGCGCAACTGGCCACGCAGCCCGCGCTCGACGAGACGCCGCAGCAGTTCGCGGCTGGCCGCGGTGTGCGCTTCGGGCATCGCCGGGCCACGGGCACGCCGCCGGAGCCGGTCCGGGTACAGATCCAGCGTCACCGGCATGACGAAGCTGTGCATGTCCGGATCGTACTCGACGCCGATGTCCGTCACCTGGCCAAGCACGATGCCTCGGAAGTCGACCGACGCGCCCACTGAAAGCCCGCGCAGCGACTGGTTGAAAGTCATCACGGCGCGCACCGGTATGCCGTCCGGCGGGCGCATGGCGTCCGCTTCGTCGGAGGCGAGACGGAAGTCGCTTTTTTCCGCCGCCGGCGCGCCCATCGGCTGACCCGGTGGCGTCTGGAAAGCGAGGCCGCCGATCAGAATTGTCGCGAGCGACTGCGTGTTGACGACGAAGCCGGCCGAATCGAGCCGCACATTGACGCCGCTTGCATGCCACCAGCGCGAATTGGTGCCAACGTACTGGTCGAATGGCGCCGCGACGAACACCTGCATCGTCACGCCCGTGCCGTCCTTGTCGAGCGAAATGCCATAGACCTGGCCCACCTGCACGCGCCGGTAGAAAATCGGCGAGCCGATGTCGATCGAGCCGAGCGAATCGCCGTGCAGCGTGAACCGGTGGCCCTTCTGATTGGCGGTGATGGGCGGCGGCGTTTCCAGCCCGACGAACTCGGTTTGCGTTTCCGTGGAGCGGCCGACGTCCACGCCGATATAGGGGCCCGAGAGCAGCGTGCCGATGCCCGAGATGCCGGTCGCGCCCACGCGAGGGCGGACCACCCAGAAGCGGGTGTCCTTGACCGCGAAGCCTTCCGCCTGCTTCGTGAGTTGCACGGCAATCTGCACGTGCGTCCGGTCCTTTGACAGCGTGATCGCCTTCACCGAACCGATTTCGACGTCCTTGTACTTGACCTGGGTCTTGCCGGGTTCAAGGCCTTCTGCGTTTTCAAAGACGATCGTGATCGCCGGCCCGCGTTCCCTGACCGACTTGACGACCAGTGCGATACCGATCAACGCCGCGATCAGCGGCACGACCCAGACGAGCGAGGGCAGCCACCTGCGCCGCCGCACGATGTCAGGGTCGGGCAGATCGGGCGGCAGGACAGGTCCTTGCGGGCTATTCATGGCGGGGCTCCGAAGCGTGACTGGGCGCGCCTGGCCGCCGCTGGCCGCGCGGCTCCGGAAGCGGGCGCGGATCGAACGGCGTCGCCAGGCTTACTGCTGGTCCCCGGGCCGCCGCGAGCGGGTCGCGCTCGCGGTGCCGATACCGCGCTCAGGGCTGCACGGCCTCCCACGACGAGTCTGGATCGAACGATTTGAGCGCGGCCGCGGCACGCGCCGATTGCGGGCCGAGGTTCTTCTGGTAGATCTGCCCGTCCTGATTGACCATGAAGCTCATGACGCCCGTCTTGCCATACTCGGCGGGCCACGCGACGAGGCCGTAACCCTTCGTCATTGTGCCGTTCTCGACGTAGTTCCGGCTGCCGCCTTTGGCATGCGGTCCTTGCGCGGAGAGAATGCGGAAGTGGTAGCCGTGATAACCCTCTTTCGAGATGGCGCCGGTATGCGACATCGTCGCGGCGAGCGGACCGAGCGGACTCTCTGCTTCGCCAGGCGCGCTCGGCCAGTACAAGCCGTCGTGTTGGCCCGGCGTGCTCAGAATGCGCTGCGCGTAATGCTGGGTCAACCCTTGATAGTCGCGTTGCGCATCGAGATAAGCGAGCGACGTCAGCATCGCCGCGCGCTCGTTGCGGCCGATGCGGCGCGTCGCGATTTCGTCGCGGCCGGCAGCGGGATCGAAGCGCCAGCCGTTGGGCGTCTGCACGAGCGGAATCGGCAAGGTCCAACCGCTGGTGCCAACCGACAGATGCTTGCTCGCCCGGCCGTCGAGCGGCGCGGGATCGTCGACGATCTGGTGCCCCGCCGACCACGCGCCGAGAAAGTCGTAGATGTCGTCCTCACCTACGTCTTTGGTCGGTATGAAGCGGGTGAAGTCCTTGCCGAGCACACGCTGCATTGCGGCGTGGTCATTGCTGGCGAGCGCGTCGACGAAAGCCTTGGTGGCGAGCTCGGGTGTCGGGTACACGGCCTGTGCATGCACCGCGGACGCGCCAAACAGCAGAGCGGCGAAGCCGAGCGCAGTAGCGGCGCGGCGCGGTTTGAGGGCGCGGGCGCAGGCGCAGGCGCGCGCAAGGGCGTCGGCAAGACGTCCACCGGGGGTGTGAAACGTGCGGATGCGAATCATGAGCGGCTCCTGTGTGATCGGTTCAATGCCTGCCGAAGTGGCGCTGACCGCCGCCACCCGCACCCAGACCGCCGCCGCGCGGCTGACCGCCGCCCGCACCGAAACCGCCGCCGCGTTGTTGTCCACCGCCGCCCGCGCCCAGTCCGCCGCCGGCGCGCTGGCCAGCGCCTCCCGCTCCGAGATTGCCGTTACGTGGCTGACCGCCACCGCCGCGATTCTCCGCCAGCGACTGCCGACTTGCCTGGCCGCGCTGCATATCGCGCTGCGCGTCGCCGCCGTTGCCCGCGCCACGCAACGCGTTGTCGCGGTTCACATTCTGTGCGCCGTTGCGGATGTTGCCGGCGGAGTTGCCGCCCTCGTGGATGCCCTGCACGCGCTGACTGGCTGTTCCGCCCAGGTTCTGGCCGGTGCGGTTCTGCAAGGTCTGCTGCGCCTGCGCACGCGAGGCCGACATATCGCGCCCGCGATACGCGTCGCGCTGCGCACTGCCCACGTTGGCCGCGGTGTTGCGGTTGAAGGTCGAATTGCGGTTCCAGTTCGTCGTGCTGCTATTCACGTCGAGCCGCCGGTTCACATTGATGTTGTTGTACTGATTGACGTTGATGTTGACGCTGTGATTGTTCCAGTTGACGTTGCTCCACAGCGAGCTGGTGATCGCGACACCGACGCCGAACGCGAGACCCGCCGCGAGTCCGCTGGCCACGGCATAGCCCGGCGGGGGCGGCACGTACACAGGCGGATAGGCCGGATAGGGCCATGTCCCGTAGACGACCGTGGGGTTGTACGTCGGCACGTAGACGACCTGCGGGTTGACCGGCACGATCTGGATCGTGCTCTGCTCGACGACCACTTTCTGCTGTGGGTTGGTCTTCAGGTTGCCGGCCTGCTGCGCCTGTTTGCGCAAGCGCTGCACGGAGTCCATCACGTCGTTCGGCTGGGCGAGGAAGGCGTTGCCGAGCTGCGTGACCCAGTCGGGTTTCGACGCCATGGTGGCGAGCACCTGGGGAAACGCCACCAGCGATTGCACGCTCGGATCCCACGGCTCCGACGCGACCGCTTTCACGGCGTCGTCGCCCTCGAGCTTCGGATTGGCTTTCGACCATGCCGCCGCCGCCGGCACATCCTGCGGGAAGGTGGAGGCCATCAGCACCTGCGCGAGGAGGGCGTCGGGATAGAGCGCGATCGGCGCGGTCAGCGAATCCAGTTGCTGATTCGAGATCTTCGCCGGAGTTTGTGCCGGGGTTTGTGCATGAGCGGCAGGCGCCGCGACCTCGAGGAAAAGCGGCGAGCCGGCTAGCACCGTGAATGCGGCTAGAAGAATTCGCGATCCTCTCTGGTATGCCCTGGAGCATTTCACGATCGGGTCTCCCTTGTTGGAAGTTGATTGAGGCGCAGTGACGCGGTGCGTGAGTCGTCGAAGCCGTAACCATGCCGCTCAGCGATCAGCCACCTGAAGTGGGTTTGATCAGCGGCGCGGCGGTCTGCTGTACACGACCCGTGAGAATCGAACTTCGAACGGACTCCGAATCGTGGTACAGGCAGTTCGCACCTGAACATCCGGGTTCCCTGCATGCGTGGCAAGCTCACGGCGACACACGGAATTGCGCCGCATGTTCGCAGAGCGAATGATGCGCACGCGGGACAACGTGAATCGCAAGGACAAGTTTAATAAAACTTTTCCGTCGAAGTGTGCAATATTTTTCTCAAGTCAATATTGCAATCGCACGAGGTCCATTGGGATCGATTCAGTCGTGGTGCATCGATATGATTCTGTCGCACGAAGTTATTTGTGCGTGAGTAATTTTGTTGGAAAAGGCTTCACGTGAATACGATCGAATAATAGCGCGGCATGATGCGAATCAATTCAGAGAAAAATAGTTTTTCGTTAAGTGTCGTCCGAACCCTTCCCGTTATTCCTGGTGCTCGCTACCGCGACGGTTCATCGCCGACGAACCAGTGGAAATAGGGATTATCCGGTTGCGCCCGCAAGGCATCGCCAATGTCGCGCGACCACGCCTCACGCTCGCCGCGATATGCATCGAGGCCCGCGTCATAAAAACTTTTCAGCGTAGCGCGCTCGCTATTCAAGGCTGCGCGGAAAGTTTCGTCGGCATGAAGCAGAGGCGGCTCGCCACGCAGCGCGAGCAGATGCGCGAGTGCATCGGGGAAACCATCCCGCCGCACCCACGCCGCGTATTCGATACGCGGGCGGTCGTCGGTGACGGGCGGCGCATCCGCGGCGTAGTAGGCAAGGCCGGCACGATCGGTGATCCACATCGCCAGCAGCGCCGCCGGCGACGCCACGCCGACTTCGCCCAGGGCCGCCGCGACCTGTGGTTGCGCCATGCGCGATGCGATACGCGGCACGTCCAGTTCGATTGGCTGCATCGAGCCGACCAGCATCATCTCGTGCAACTCGGTGGTCCACAGCGCGGCGTACGGAAATACCTGGATGAAGCTCTGGATCAGCGAGCGCGTGTCGTCTTCGTTCTGGGTCGGCAGTGGCAGCCATTGCGCGACGATGCCGCCCGTTCGCAGACGCGAGGCCGCCAGCCGGTAGAAGTCGGACGAGTAGAGGTTGACCACGCCCGCCGCTGACGGAGGCGGCGGCTCTAGCGTGATCAGGTCGTAGCGTTCGCCGCTGCGTAACAGTTCGCGCCGTCCGTCGCGCAGGCGGATATCCACGCGCGGGTCCGTGCTCATGCCATAGTTGCCTTTGAATTGCGGCGCCGCGCGCACGACCGCCGGCAGCAGTTCGGCGACCACGCGTTTGTCGAGGCCGGGCCACGTGAGCAGCGCGCCACCCGTGATGCCGGTGCCGAGTCCGATGACGAGCGCGCTACGCGGCGTGTCGCGATGGACCAGCAGCGGCAGCAGTGCTTGCAGGCGCATATAGCGCAACGACGTCATCGCGTCGCCGGAGTTCGAGACGCCTTGAATGTAAAGACGCCGGAACTGTTTCTGGCCCGCACCCTGTTCGATCACTGCGACGGTGCCGCCCGCGCTCTCCTCGTAGGAGACCAGCTTGCCGCCGCGTGCGTCGGCGAGCAGGGTGGCGAGGCGGTCCGACGGTGTCAGCAGCACGGCGCACAGCATTGCCAGAGCCAACAGCGGGACGCTCCAGCGAGCGCCACGCCGCACGCGCTGACCGCGCCACACGGCGATGCCGCCCACCGCGCCGGCAAGAACGGCGAGCGCCGCGAGCGCGTGTATCAACCCGAGCGCGGGCACCAGCAGGAAGCCGGCGAGCAGGGTGCCGGCGATGCCGCCCGCGGTATTCAGCGCCACCACTGCGCCGACATCGCGGCCGGTATGCCGCGCATCCACGCTCACACGAAGCGCGAACGGAAACGCCGCGCCCAGCAACAGCGTGGGCACGAAGACGATGCACCCGGCCGCGACCGCGAAGCTCGCGCACATGGCGGCGAGCAGGCTGCCGGTGGCGGCAAACGCGGCCTCGCGTGCAAGGCCTTGCCATTGAAGCAGCCAGCCGCCCAACGCGGCGACTTCCAGCAACGCAACGAGTCCGGCTGCCACGATCAGCAGCGCGAACACGCCCCACGGATCGCGCGCGCCGTCGACATGACGCGAGGCGAGCGCGCTGCCGAGCATGAGTCCGAGCAGATAGGTGGCGAGCACGATCGCGAAGGCGAAACTGCGCGTGCTGATGAACTGCACGATCAGTTGCGACCACACCACCTCGTAACCGAGCGCGATACCGCCGGCGAGCGCATAGAGGGTGATGGCGAGGCGCGCGCCGGGCGCGGGCTTGTGATCCGCCGTTGCTTCATCCGCGGCGGTCGTTTTGAGTGGCTGGGGATTCACAGACTCTCGTGCGGACGTGACGCGGCTGATCAGTAGTGCGATCAACGCGGCCACCGCGTTCAACCCGGCAGCGGCGAACGCGCTGCCCCGCACGCCAAGCGACGGGATCAGCACGAAAGCGCAAACGAGCGTGCCCGCGATCGCGCCACCCGTATTGGCCGCGTACAGGCGCGCGCCGGCGCGGCCCAATTGCGTCGCGCGCGGACCCAGGGCGCGCATCAGCACCGGCAATGTGCCGCCCATCAGCACGGCAGGCAGGCCGACCAGTGCGAACGGCAACGCCCACGCCAGTGGCCCGGCACGCTCCTGCAGCCACGCGAACGGCGCGGCCGCGTGCGCCAGCGCGATGGTGCCGGCCATCGCCAGCAGCAGCGCGCCGCCTTCCAGCGTCGCGTAAAACAGCAAAGGCCGCGACAGACGATCCGCGAGCCGGCCGAGCAGCCAGCCGCCCAGCGCGAGACCCGCGAAAAACGCGCTGACGCCAGTCGTGACCGCCTGCACGTCGACGCCCACGACGAGCGCCAATTGCTTGATCCACAGCACCTGGTAAATGAGCGACGCCGCGCCCGATGCAAACAGCAACAGCATCGGCCAGAAGACGGACAATGTGGGCGCAGCGGTGGGATTGGGCGATTGCTGTTCGAGCGGCCCGCTTGAAGCTGAGGCCCGTGCCTGCGCGCGTTCTTGTGCGCGGCGCTCGCGGCGCGGACTCTTGGCTCGGTGCGTCAGCGTGTGCGTCATCGATTGACATTGAAGGGGGTTGAAACGGCGCGTGACGTGCGCCGTTCGGGGGAGGCGTAGCGCGCGATCGGAAGAGAGCGCGCGCAACGCAGCAGCGATGTTGCATGCGACCGGAGTAACGCACTGATGCACGAGCTCCGGTCGACGGACGCAGAGCTATTCCAGGCCGCGCTTCCTGAACGACTCGTCGATCTTCTTGTCGACCTGACGGCGCACGCCGTCCACACTGAAGCTCGCGGGCCGCTGGCTCGGCGGATAGTCGACGAAGGTCTGCAGGAACGTCGAGGCTTTCATCGTCGCTATGCCGGTCAGGTAGACATTCTTCGCAAGCCAGTCGTTGTATTGATCCGACGTCACGTCCGCGCGCTCATAAGGATCCATGCGCAGGTTGAATATCTTCGGAACACGCAGGCAGACAAATGGATCCTGCCATATATTGAAGTTGCCCTTCGCGCGCTGCTCGCAGAACACCGCCTTCCACGCGTTGCCGTCCTGATCCCAGCGCATCGCCACCAGTTCGCCGTCGTCGTTGAAATAGTAGAACTCGGTGCGCGGGTTTTTGGTAGTTTGGCCCGTCAGGTACGGCAACTGGTTATAGCCGTCGAGGTGATTCCTGAAACTCGCGCCGCCTGCTTTGGGCGCCCAGCCTTTGAGGAGCCGGTCCTTGACGCCGCCGTCGCCGGCCGCGGCGACCAGCGTCGGAA
The nucleotide sequence above comes from Paraburkholderia sp. FT54. Encoded proteins:
- a CDS encoding MlaD family protein produces the protein MNSPQGPVLPPDLPDPDIVRRRRWLPSLVWVVPLIAALIGIALVVKSVRERGPAITIVFENAEGLEPGKTQVKYKDVEIGSVKAITLSKDRTHVQIAVQLTKQAEGFAVKDTRFWVVRPRVGATGISGIGTLLSGPYIGVDVGRSTETQTEFVGLETPPPITANQKGHRFTLHGDSLGSIDIGSPIFYRRVQVGQVYGISLDKDGTGVTMQVFVAAPFDQYVGTNSRWWHASGVNVRLDSAGFVVNTQSLATILIGGLAFQTPPGQPMGAPAAEKSDFRLASDEADAMRPPDGIPVRAVMTFNQSLRGLSVGASVDFRGIVLGQVTDIGVEYDPDMHSFVMPVTLDLYPDRLRRRARGPAMPEAHTAASRELLRRLVERGLRGQLRTGNLLTGQLYIALDIFPNAAPVKFNAASDPVELPTIPNTLDALQVQVADIAKKLDKVPFDQIGSNLNTSLKNADALFARLNNEVVPQARDTLAAARQTFGSAEATLQQDSPLQSDVHQALRELTRTLQSLNALADYLERHPESLVRGKPGDKP
- a CDS encoding DUF2950 domain-containing protein, with the protein product MIRIRTFHTPGGRLADALARACACARALKPRRAATALGFAALLFGASAVHAQAVYPTPELATKAFVDALASNDHAAMQRVLGKDFTRFIPTKDVGEDDIYDFLGAWSAGHQIVDDPAPLDGRASKHLSVGTSGWTLPIPLVQTPNGWRFDPAAGRDEIATRRIGRNERAAMLTSLAYLDAQRDYQGLTQHYAQRILSTPGQHDGLYWPSAPGEAESPLGPLAATMSHTGAISKEGYHGYHFRILSAQGPHAKGGSRNYVENGTMTKGYGLVAWPAEYGKTGVMSFMVNQDGQIYQKNLGPQSARAAAALKSFDPDSSWEAVQP
- a CDS encoding fused MFS/spermidine synthase, producing MLLLFASGAASLIYQVLWIKQLALVVGVDVQAVTTGVSAFFAGLALGGWLLGRLADRLSRPLLFYATLEGGALLLAMAGTIALAHAAAPFAWLQERAGPLAWALPFALVGLPAVLMGGTLPVLMRALGPRATQLGRAGARLYAANTGGAIAGTLVCAFVLIPSLGVRGSAFAAAGLNAVAALIALLISRVTSARESVNPQPLKTTAADEATADHKPAPGARLAITLYALAGGIALGYEVVWSQLIVQFISTRSFAFAIVLATYLLGLMLGSALASRHVDGARDPWGVFALLIVAAGLVALLEVAALGGWLLQWQGLAREAAFAATGSLLAAMCASFAVAAGCIVFVPTLLLGAAFPFALRVSVDARHTGRDVGAVVALNTAGGIAGTLLAGFLLVPALGLIHALAALAVLAGAVGGIAVWRGQRVRRGARWSVPLLALAMLCAVLLTPSDRLATLLADARGGKLVSYEESAGGTVAVIEQGAGQKQFRRLYIQGVSNSGDAMTSLRYMRLQALLPLLVHRDTPRSALVIGLGTGITGGALLTWPGLDKRVVAELLPAVVRAAPQFKGNYGMSTDPRVDIRLRDGRRELLRSGERYDLITLEPPPPSAAGVVNLYSSDFYRLAASRLRTGGIVAQWLPLPTQNEDDTRSLIQSFIQVFPYAALWTTELHEMMLVGSMQPIELDVPRIASRMAQPQVAAALGEVGVASPAALLAMWITDRAGLAYYAADAPPVTDDRPRIEYAAWVRRDGFPDALAHLLALRGEPPLLHADETFRAALNSERATLKSFYDAGLDAYRGEREAWSRDIGDALRAQPDNPYFHWFVGDEPSR
- a CDS encoding DUF3300 domain-containing protein; this translates as MKCSRAYQRGSRILLAAFTVLAGSPLFLEVAAPAAHAQTPAQTPAKISNQQLDSLTAPIALYPDALLAQVLMASTFPQDVPAAAAWSKANPKLEGDDAVKAVASEPWDPSVQSLVAFPQVLATMASKPDWVTQLGNAFLAQPNDVMDSVQRLRKQAQQAGNLKTNPQQKVVVEQSTIQIVPVNPQVVYVPTYNPTVVYGTWPYPAYPPVYVPPPPGYAVASGLAAGLAFGVGVAITSSLWSNVNWNNHSVNINVNQYNNINVNRRLDVNSSTTNWNRNSTFNRNTAANVGSAQRDAYRGRDMSASRAQAQQTLQNRTGQNLGGTASQRVQGIHEGGNSAGNIRNGAQNVNRDNALRGAGNGGDAQRDMQRGQASRQSLAENRGGGGQPRNGNLGAGGAGQRAGGGLGAGGGGQQRGGGFGAGGGQPRGGGLGAGGGGQRHFGRH